Proteins encoded within one genomic window of Arachis ipaensis cultivar K30076 chromosome B08, Araip1.1, whole genome shotgun sequence:
- the LOC107610517 gene encoding spermatogenesis-associated protein 20-like, translated as MSLVVESTGFNGQLNCKDALFLDGDGGGYFNNTGEDISVLLRVKEDHDGAEPSGNSVSAINLIRLASMLAESKAEHYKRNAEHLLAVFEKRLKALPMAVPLMCCAADMLRVPSRKQVVVVGERNSEKFERMLAAAHASYDPNKTVLHIDPNNKEEMEFWE; from the exons ATGAGTTTGGTGGTGGAATCAACTGGCTTCAATGGGCAATTGAATTGCAAG GATGCTTTGTTTCTTGATGGGGATGGAGGTGGATATTTCAATAATACTGGAGAAGATATATCAGTTCTTCTCCGTGTGAAAGAAGACCATGATGGGGCAGAACCCTCTGGAAACTCGGTGTCAGCTATAAATCTTATTAGGTTGGCTTCCATGCTTGCTGAAAGTAAGGCTGAGCACTATAAGCGAAATGCAGAGCACCTTCTG GCTGTTTTTGAGAAAAGATTGAAAGCGTTGCCTATGGCGGTGCCCCTCATGTGTTGTGCAGCAGATATGCTGCGTGTACCTTCCAGAAAGCAAGTGGTTGTGGTTGGAGAAAGGAATTCTGAGAAATTTGAAAGAATGCTTGCAGCAGCACATGCATCATATGATCCAAACAAAACG GTTCTTCATATAGatcccaacaacaaagaagaaatGGAATTTTGGGAATAG